Proteins co-encoded in one Campylobacter ornithocola genomic window:
- the kdsA gene encoding 3-deoxy-8-phosphooctulonate synthase, whose protein sequence is MKKMILIAGPCVIENEELVFKIAQELECFLKDDRIDFYFKSSFDKANRTSISSFRGPGLEKGLEILQKVKDKFGMQILTDIHESSQASIAAEVVDVLQIPAFLCRQTDLLVAAAKTKAKVNVKKGQFLNPDDIKYSIAKILQTRGIGKEGYEIAKENGVFVAERGSSFGYGNLVVDMRSLVIMRKYAPVIFDATHSVQMPGANGGSSGGKSEFVEPLARAAASVGVDGFFFETHIDPCNALCDGPNMLDLSRLKNCVNTLLKIQEVI, encoded by the coding sequence ATGAAAAAGATGATATTAATTGCAGGTCCTTGTGTGATAGAAAATGAAGAACTTGTTTTTAAGATTGCACAAGAGCTTGAGTGTTTTTTAAAAGATGATAGGATTGATTTTTATTTTAAATCAAGTTTTGATAAGGCAAACAGAACTAGCATTAGTAGCTTTAGAGGGCCAGGTCTTGAAAAAGGTTTGGAAATTTTGCAAAAAGTTAAAGATAAATTTGGCATGCAAATTCTTACTGATATCCATGAGAGTTCTCAAGCAAGTATTGCAGCTGAAGTTGTGGATGTTTTGCAAATTCCAGCATTTTTATGCAGACAAACTGATCTTTTAGTGGCTGCTGCTAAAACAAAAGCTAAGGTTAATGTAAAAAAAGGTCAGTTTTTAAATCCTGACGATATTAAATATAGTATAGCTAAAATTTTACAAACTAGAGGTATTGGTAAAGAAGGCTATGAAATAGCAAAAGAAAATGGAGTTTTTGTAGCTGAGAGAGGTTCTAGTTTTGGATATGGAAATTTGGTTGTAGATATGAGAAGCTTAGTTATCATGAGAAAATATGCTCCGGTTATTTTTGATGCTACTCATAGTGTGCAAATGCCAGGTGCAAACGGTGGAAGCAGTGGAGGCAAAAGTGAGTTTGTAGAACCTTTAGCAAGAGCTGCAGCTAGTGTAGGTGTAGATGGATTTTTCTTTGAAACACATATTGATCCTTGCAATGCTTTATGTGATGGGCCAAATATGCTTGATCTTTCAAGACTTAAAAACTGCGTAAATACGCTTTTAAAAATTCAAGAAGTTATTTAA
- the ribH gene encoding 6,7-dimethyl-8-ribityllumazine synthase, with the protein MNIIEGNLSLKGNEKIAIINARFNHIITDRLVEGAKDAFLRHGGKEENLSLILVPGAFEIPFALKQAIESKKFDGICCVGAVVRGSTPHFDYVAAETTKGIASVGLSANIPVSFGVLTTDTLEQAIERAGSKAGNKGFEAMLTVVEMLNLIQKIKA; encoded by the coding sequence ATGAATATAATAGAAGGAAATTTAAGTTTAAAAGGTAATGAGAAAATCGCAATTATTAATGCAAGATTTAATCACATCATTACAGATCGTTTGGTAGAAGGTGCTAAAGATGCTTTTTTAAGACATGGTGGTAAGGAAGAGAACTTAAGCCTTATTTTGGTGCCAGGTGCTTTTGAAATTCCTTTTGCACTAAAGCAAGCTATAGAGAGTAAAAAATTTGATGGTATTTGTTGTGTTGGAGCAGTAGTTCGTGGCAGTACTCCGCATTTTGACTATGTAGCAGCTGAAACAACTAAAGGTATTGCAAGTGTAGGACTTAGTGCAAATATACCGGTAAGTTTTGGAGTTTTAACAACTGATACTTTAGAGCAAGCTATAGAAAGAGCAGGTAGTAAAGCGGGTAATAAAGGTTTTGAAGCCATGCTTACTGTAGTTGAAATGCTTAATTTAATTCAAAAAATTAAGGCTTAA
- the nusB gene encoding transcription antitermination factor NusB, translating into MATRHQVRQSIVSLLYAAQLNQENKDFINEFLDEKKIRNDQRKFTLDLYNGINEQLFFIDEKINECLKEHKLDGVASIEKAILRLGAYEILFTQTQKAIIINEAIELAKEMAGDNAPKFINGVLDKINKEKQ; encoded by the coding sequence ATGGCCACTAGACACCAAGTAAGACAAAGTATAGTTTCTTTGCTTTATGCAGCGCAGCTAAATCAAGAAAACAAAGATTTTATAAATGAATTTTTAGATGAGAAAAAAATTCGTAATGATCAAAGAAAATTTACATTAGATTTATACAATGGTATTAATGAACAGCTTTTTTTTATTGATGAAAAAATCAATGAGTGTTTAAAAGAGCATAAATTAGATGGAGTTGCTAGTATAGAAAAAGCTATTTTGCGTTTGGGTGCTTATGAAATTTTATTTACTCAAACCCAAAAAGCAATTATTATTAATGAAGCTATAGAGCTTGCAAAAGAAATGGCAGGAGATAATGCTCCTAAGTTTATCAATGGGGTGTTAGATAAAATCAACAAGGAAAAGCAATGA
- the pyrF gene encoding orotidine-5'-phosphate decarboxylase — MKLCVAFDVASYDECIDLAKKLKGLDLWIKIGLRSYLRDGVKLLEAIKKIDDFKIFLDLKLYDIPNTMADACEELAKLDVDMFNIHASAGKNAMCMIMDRLNALNKRPLVLAVSALTSFDEQEFFSIYKQDIRQAVKEFSKISYESGLDGMVCSVYESLLIKENTSSNFITLTPGIRPFKENSDDQKRVADIQCAKDNFSDFIVVGRPIYKAKEPRKICENILECLK, encoded by the coding sequence ATGAAGCTTTGTGTAGCTTTTGATGTGGCAAGTTATGATGAATGTATTGACTTAGCTAAAAAATTAAAAGGTTTAGATCTTTGGATTAAAATAGGGCTTAGATCGTATTTAAGAGATGGAGTAAAACTCTTAGAAGCAATCAAAAAAATAGATGATTTTAAAATATTTTTAGATTTAAAACTTTATGATATACCAAATACTATGGCAGATGCATGTGAAGAACTTGCTAAGCTTGATGTGGATATGTTTAATATCCATGCAAGTGCTGGAAAAAATGCTATGTGTATGATTATGGATCGCTTGAATGCTTTGAATAAAAGACCTTTGGTGCTTGCTGTATCAGCTTTAACTAGTTTTGATGAACAAGAATTTTTTAGTATATATAAGCAAGATATTAGGCAAGCTGTTAAGGAATTTTCTAAAATTAGTTATGAAAGTGGCCTTGATGGTATGGTTTGCTCGGTATATGAAAGTTTATTAATCAAAGAAAATACTAGTTCAAATTTTATTACGCTAACCCCAGGTATTCGTCCTTTTAAAGAAAATTCAGATGACCAAAAAAGAGTAGCTGATATCCAATGTGCTAAGGATAATTTTTCAGATTTTATTGTAGTAGGAAGACCTATTTATAAAGCGAAAGAACCTAGAAAGATTTGTGAGAATATATTAGAGTGTTTAAAATAA
- a CDS encoding META domain-containing protein — protein sequence MKKITTLSIASLAIFGGCSIANLSIDDLQNKEFTINSYEANGKNYELPKNSKASISFDNKDKRLFGIAGCNRFFGSYKDLGSNIKIEDNLASTKMLCEQESMNFEDNFLRNFNGEFKITSDDDSIILENKKMKVYLK from the coding sequence ATGAAAAAAATAACTACATTGAGCATAGCAAGCTTAGCTATTTTTGGTGGGTGCTCCATAGCTAATTTAAGTATAGATGATTTACAAAATAAAGAATTTACCATAAATTCTTATGAAGCAAATGGAAAAAACTATGAACTTCCTAAAAATTCTAAAGCAAGCATTAGCTTTGATAATAAAGATAAAAGGCTATTTGGTATTGCAGGATGCAATAGATTTTTTGGAAGCTACAAAGATCTAGGAAGCAATATCAAAATAGAAGATAATCTTGCTTCAACAAAAATGCTTTGCGAACAAGAATCTATGAATTTTGAAGATAACTTCTTAAGAAATTTCAACGGAGAGTTTAAAATTACTAGCGATGATGATAGTATTATTTTGGAAAATAAAAAAATGAAAGTATATTTAAAATAA
- a CDS encoding methyl-accepting chemotaxis protein — MFKSIGAKISLAMISTLLISFIVMQIILQKDSQQTTDRISRANLDTLSTSVFQTLRMAMNLGDPTIIEQAIKEAGEIEGIKDIKIYPSKSTIELFEMQKYAKSNESIINEQFNKPEIKAVEINNEQGHYLRLIRPLIANEGCLACHANAKEGDVLGVMDMYNDLKHVDDDLASSAKTYIVIFSIALLFTVFAVLYILKIVVGNPVLDLLKHAKELASGDGDLRARINIKSTDEIGKACTYINQFIEKIQNTVISTNENSQMVDKQSKLLNTNALDLANRTKEGHTKTDESYHLSEQIHTELQDLAELSSNANKANTKSFEVLNTMLDSLNQVVDKVKVVAENEDVLSQKVEVMEKQAEEIKKASDMMGEIADKTNLLSLNAGIEAARAGEFGRGFSVIAEDVRNLAQNSEEFLKNIAIVTKQLVDSINEVSKELKHNAKEINSLNQDAKDLVEGTNEVKVCNENARDLANACMQKISSTQKTLQSLLDKMQETVKLSDKNEEISKILLDVAHELNIVCQNLEDELKHFHV, encoded by the coding sequence ATGTTTAAAAGCATAGGTGCAAAGATATCTTTAGCAATGATTTCTACATTGCTAATTAGTTTTATTGTTATGCAAATTATTTTACAAAAAGACTCTCAGCAAACGACCGATAGAATCAGTCGTGCAAATTTAGATACCTTAAGCACTTCTGTTTTCCAAACATTAAGAATGGCAATGAATTTAGGTGATCCTACGATTATAGAACAAGCTATAAAAGAAGCAGGTGAAATAGAAGGTATAAAAGATATTAAAATTTATCCTTCTAAAAGTACAATAGAATTATTTGAAATGCAAAAATACGCAAAAAGCAACGAAAGTATCATTAACGAACAATTCAATAAACCAGAAATCAAAGCTGTTGAAATCAATAATGAACAAGGGCATTATCTAAGACTTATACGCCCATTAATTGCCAATGAAGGTTGTCTTGCATGCCATGCAAATGCTAAAGAAGGCGATGTTTTGGGTGTTATGGATATGTATAATGATTTAAAACATGTTGATGATGATTTAGCAAGTTCAGCTAAAACCTATATTGTAATTTTTAGCATTGCTTTACTTTTTACTGTTTTTGCTGTACTTTATATTTTGAAAATAGTTGTAGGAAATCCTGTCTTAGATCTTTTAAAACATGCTAAAGAATTAGCTAGTGGCGATGGAGACTTGCGCGCAAGAATCAACATAAAAAGTACTGACGAGATAGGCAAAGCTTGTACTTACATTAATCAATTTATCGAAAAAATTCAAAATACAGTAATTTCTACCAATGAAAATTCTCAAATGGTAGACAAACAATCTAAACTTTTAAATACCAATGCACTCGATTTAGCCAATAGAACAAAAGAAGGACATACTAAAACCGATGAGTCTTATCATTTAAGTGAACAAATTCACACAGAATTACAAGATCTTGCTGAACTTTCTAGCAATGCAAATAAAGCAAATACAAAGTCTTTTGAAGTTTTAAATACTATGCTTGATTCGCTAAATCAAGTTGTAGATAAAGTAAAAGTTGTGGCCGAAAATGAAGATGTATTATCTCAAAAAGTAGAAGTCATGGAAAAACAAGCAGAGGAAATTAAAAAAGCTTCTGATATGATGGGGGAAATTGCTGACAAAACCAACCTTTTATCTTTAAATGCAGGTATTGAAGCAGCACGTGCTGGAGAATTTGGTCGTGGTTTTTCAGTTATTGCTGAAGATGTAAGAAATCTTGCTCAAAATTCTGAAGAATTTTTAAAAAATATTGCCATAGTAACTAAACAATTAGTAGATAGTATTAATGAGGTTTCTAAAGAATTAAAACATAATGCTAAAGAAATTAATTCTTTAAATCAAGATGCAAAAGATCTTGTAGAAGGAACTAATGAAGTAAAAGTTTGTAACGAAAATGCAAGAGATCTAGCGAATGCTTGTATGCAAAAAATTTCAAGCACTCAAAAAACTTTACAATCTTTACTTGACAAAATGCAAGAGACAGTCAAATTAAGTGACAAAAACGAAGAAATTTCTAAAATTTTACTTGATGTTGCACATGAGTTAAATATAGTTTGTCAAAATTTAGAAGATGAATTAAAACATTTTCATGTATAA
- the purH gene encoding bifunctional phosphoribosylaminoimidazolecarboxamide formyltransferase/IMP cyclohydrolase has translation MKALISVSDKEGVIEFANELAKLGFELLSTGGTYKLLKENNLQVQEVSEFTQSPEMFEGRVKTLHPKIHGGILYKREDESHQKQAKEHNIESIDLLCVNLYPFKKTTILTQDFDEIVENIDIGGPAMIRSGAKNFKNVIVVCDILDYDKIIQALKDNTLDLDFRRALMIKAYEHTANYDAYIANYMNERFNGGFGTSKFIVGQKVFDTRYGENPHQKGALYEFDEFFTHNFTTLKGEASFNNLTDINAALNLASAFDKAPAVAIVKHANACGFAIKENLLQSYIHALKCDTLSAYGGVVAINGTLDKELAQKINEIYIEVIIAANVNDDALEVFKDKKRIKIFTQKAPFLTRAYDKYDFKHIDGGFVYQDSDEVKDDELKNAVLKSERKASEQELKDLEIAMKIAAFTKSNNVVYVKNGAMVAIGMGMTSRIDAAKAAINKAKEMGLDLNGCVLASEAFFPFRDSIDEASKIGVKAIIEPGGSIRDEDIVQAANEYGIALYFSGVRHFLH, from the coding sequence ATGAAAGCACTAATTAGTGTAAGCGATAAAGAAGGGGTGATAGAATTTGCTAACGAGCTTGCAAAATTAGGTTTTGAACTTTTATCTACCGGAGGCACTTACAAGCTTTTAAAAGAAAATAATTTACAAGTACAAGAAGTTAGTGAATTTACTCAAAGTCCTGAAATGTTTGAAGGACGTGTAAAAACCTTGCATCCAAAAATTCATGGTGGAATTTTATACAAAAGAGAAGATGAAAGCCACCAAAAGCAAGCTAAAGAACATAATATAGAAAGCATAGACTTACTTTGTGTGAATTTATATCCTTTCAAAAAAACTACAATTTTAACTCAAGATTTTGATGAAATTGTAGAAAACATCGATATCGGTGGTCCTGCTATGATACGTAGTGGTGCAAAGAACTTTAAAAATGTCATTGTAGTTTGTGATATTTTAGACTATGATAAAATCATACAAGCCTTAAAAGATAATACCTTAGATCTTGATTTTAGAAGAGCTTTGATGATTAAAGCTTATGAGCATACAGCAAATTATGATGCTTATATAGCAAATTACATGAATGAGCGTTTTAATGGTGGTTTTGGCACAAGCAAATTCATCGTAGGTCAAAAAGTATTTGATACAAGATATGGAGAAAACCCTCATCAAAAAGGCGCATTATATGAATTTGATGAGTTTTTCACACACAATTTTACAACCTTAAAAGGCGAAGCAAGTTTTAACAACTTAACCGATATTAACGCGGCTTTAAATTTAGCAAGTGCTTTTGATAAAGCTCCTGCAGTGGCAATTGTAAAACATGCAAATGCTTGCGGTTTTGCTATAAAAGAAAATTTACTCCAAAGTTACATCCATGCACTTAAATGTGATACCTTAAGTGCTTATGGTGGGGTTGTAGCTATCAATGGAACCTTAGATAAAGAATTAGCGCAAAAAATAAATGAAATTTATATAGAAGTAATCATTGCAGCAAATGTAAATGATGATGCTTTAGAAGTCTTTAAAGATAAAAAGCGCATCAAAATCTTTACACAAAAAGCACCATTTTTAACTAGAGCTTATGATAAATATGATTTTAAACATATTGATGGTGGTTTTGTATATCAAGATAGTGACGAAGTTAAAGATGATGAGCTAAAAAATGCGGTTTTAAAAAGCGAAAGAAAGGCTAGTGAGCAAGAATTAAAAGATCTTGAAATAGCTATGAAAATTGCTGCATTTACCAAATCAAACAATGTAGTTTATGTAAAAAATGGAGCTATGGTAGCTATTGGCATGGGTATGACAAGTCGTATTGATGCAGCCAAAGCAGCTATTAATAAAGCTAAGGAGATGGGACTTGATTTAAATGGTTGTGTTTTAGCAAGCGAGGCTTTCTTTCCATTTAGAGATAGTATAGATGAGGCTAGTAAAATAGGAGTAAAAGCTATTATCGAACCAGGTGGAAGCATAAGAGATGAAGATATCGTTCAAGCTGCTAATGAATATGGCATTGCATTATATTTTAGTGGCGTAAGACACTTTTTACATTAA